The segment ATGAACCAACACGCGATGATGTCGTCTTCCCTGCCCTACACGAATCACATGCTCGATTTGCAACGCTCCAAATTCGGGATTCCGCAAATAATTGAGCCCGCCAGCCAACAACGTCCCTTGAGTCACGAGTCAACTAGTCTTCAGGAACGGTATGCGAGTTATTTGGCATCCAGTATGGCGGCGCACAACAACCCGGATATGCCGATGTCGATGGTTTTGCCGCACAAAACGGTCAATCAACTCATGACGGATGACGCGAACGAGGCATCTTCCAAGAAACGTCGTTGGTCCGCGCCCAGCAACTTTGAGGACGATAACGAGGAGGCACGGAACGCCTTGCTGCGTGGCAAATATTCGCACTGAATCAACAGGTTGTCGCCGAAATTctgaaaaacgagaaaatttgGCATAATTTCGTACTACTACTACTAAATTTAGCAGTAAATAACATTAAACTACcttaaaaaagaacaaaaaaaaacgttagcacaaaaaaatattttttatgaacaaatttatattgtagaTTTACatagagagcaaaaaaaacaaggTCCTTTTataagaaacacaaaaaattaagcagaAAGGAAACAGGAGTGCCATAAATTAAGCCACGTAACAAATTTTCTGAACACAAAACTTAgcaaatgtaagaaaaaaatctactcgagaacaaaaaaaaatttttttcgcatagaATATAATTGtttagcattaaaaaaaaatattaaatgaaaattcagtaaaaaataatatctacCTCTAACTAaacattgaagaaaaaaatagtccATCAAGATGAATATATTTATAGATAGTTGAATAAATGCAGAAGAGAGAAAGAGtttgaagtcaaaaaaaaaaaaaaaatatttttttttaataaaaaccggACTGCCAGAGAGACCTCTCAAATTTTGCACGCTTTACTACTTCCActgcaaatgaaaaaaaatattaaattagctgagattttaactaaaattacttAGGAACTCAGATCTCACGAAAAATGTGTGATTTTAGCagtcgagcaaaaaaaagtgcaaataatatttttaaaataaattagaaaatctcATTAGTTTCGAGAgttgttgttaaaaattattaaaaaaaaatctttcaaaaaaaaaatcttccattaatttttttctcttctattaaaaaaaaaatcacgcgcACGAAATACTTAcacaatcaatcaaaattcattgaattattttttttttataaatctttttttttattaattctatttttttttctatataaataattaattaaaaaaaatgcaatttgtgatattttcgcctccctttttttaaaaaaataattttttaaaaataattttcttttttaaaaaaaaaacttttttaattcgagccttgaataaaaaaaaatattaataattattttttgtgacaaaaaaaaataaaacgacgaTGAAAGGTTTTGATCTGTTGGCTGTGATAGACTATCACTGACTATTGATAGTATTCAAACTACAAATAAAACTACAGAACTGAATGGCGTGACAGTAGTAGAGAGGACATCGAATTGTGTCTTTTTTCCATcccgcaaaaaaaatgttcaatgtttcaactagaaaaaaaataacaaaaaaatgctttaaatgttgaaaaaaaaactaaaaaaaaaatcctccttTTTACGAAGCCAAGTCTTTTGTTTCCATGTGCCTTTTACCTCTTATTATTATCCCCGTTGCGgttgattatttttacaaatatgttGATCATGCCctcatacaacaaaaaaaaaacttaaaggaatctatgtaacaaaaaaaaatgtatttgagAACTCTGTGAGATTGCTACAAATTCTGTTGTTAAATGTAGCCAttgttaatataaaaaaaaataaataattaattatatgaaacagaaaaaaaattgtctgatatatttttgtgagaaatgtaaaataataaatatgattaaaaaaaataaatttaaagaaaaaattagttaataaaaaaattatataagcgAACACGATGTTAAAATGTACTGTAACTTGTAAATaatgaaacaaacaaaaataaatacaaaaaactataaattgaTATGAATGTGGTTTTAAGACAAGTCAAAGACTTTCAATGtacaattttaatgcaaaattgaaataattaatgaaataaaatgaaaaaaacaaaactacatgatggaaaaataaaaaaatattttttttaatttttaagtgattttttaacagGTAAGTgaagtttttgatattttttttaattttaacaaaacgaaaaaaaaatatttataaggtCGTTTAATTcgcgaaattttattcaagtttttttacaaaagtcgaaaataataaaaaaataatatttatttatatttatttatcaatttttttttttaatttttttaatatttttagtttttgaaaaattttagcaaataatgtatttataaaattattaatttataaaaactttcatcttcaatttttgtttttattaagaaataatttcatatgagatttaattgtattttttttttaatttaaaaaatattcgaaaataattgttggataaaaattaaaaattttaatttatttttaaattaaatatttttttctaatttttatttcacaaaaattaaatttttaatttaggccgctccaaacgaaactgtccgatgccccattttaaattagaaaatccaatggggtaaaattttcttttaaaaataatttttataaaaattattgaatttttgttttcaaaaaaattttgacagttatttttttaaaattcatttttttttaattttaattaaaaaaaatttaaatcaatttttacttcactaatatcaatataaaaaagtcaaaacaacaaaaatatttattaaaaatcaaaaattaataaaaaaaattggcattttgtatgaaaaaaagtatttcaaaattttttatttttttttgcgtaaataAACGTAAGATAAAGTGCGCatgaaactaataattttttttagttgataatttttctagaTATTagctaaaataatgaaatataatcatttaaatctattttaaaaattttttattgttaataaatctgtctaaaaattttttttttatatttattttttttgataaattaataaatattttttttaaaataatttttagtttttttagcaAACCGACaagttttaaacttaaaaaatttaaattttaaaaatctttaaaaaaaatccaaaatttatttttaatttctaattttttttttctttttgattttttttattatttttttaaatttttatttcttctttctttttaattttattcaatttccaaccaaaattaaaaaaaaaattaaaaaattttacaaactttcgatataaaataaatcacaaggttgaaatttgacaatttttcatattcaaatAAGTAGCAAagcctgaaatttaaaaaaaaatcgattttctttaaatttcttcaaaaactgaaaccTTAAGAGgcctaaaaatctaaattgagCCTCAAATCTCTCACAAAATACCAGTCGTTTCCTCCACAGATGTATAACAGTCGTCACTATGGCTTTCCTCGTGCCTTCCAGTTACTTGCCTCTTCAAAATTCGTCGTCGCTAATTCAAAAGCTGAGTTGCGAAGCGAAAACAAATCgtgaaaatcgtgaaaaatccGTGAAAACCCGTCGTTTCTAACTCATTAAACGCGTCATTTTGTGCCATTACGCGGTGCTGTGTTCACTTCATCGCGCCAAACGTCAAAAATCACCGaaaaaaggaaggaaaaacggaaaaatggCGAATGTTGTTgaaacgaaaatttgaaaacaagGTGAATCAAGTGTCctgtgtgtgaaaattttttgtctgtgtgAAAAAATGAGGGGATGTGAGTGATGGGAACTTTGGTGTCTGTGCTCAATTGGACTTGTGACAAGTGTCGCAACATCAATGAAATCGAGAGTTTGCAGTGCTCGTACTGCCAGGCGCCCCGAAAAATTCCCGAAGCTGAACTAGATACGGTCGACGGAGTGTTATCTGCGCCCATCGGCGATAGCAGCAGCGACGAAGAAACCGACAAATTCGAGACGGTGCGACGCATTCAGTgcaacagcagcaaaaaagCCTCACAACAAGACAAAAGCAGCGAAAAAGGAGTCTTTGAAGCATCTGCTGGGTAacaatttggcaaaaaaatcgttgttgttgtaatttttttttttcgttaaattagtcaaaaatgtcgtagaaaacattttttgaatgaattctttcgttttttaacccaaaattttgcatgaaaagatttttccttcatttttttcgcatttttcgcTCGAGAGACATTGACTTTGCCTTTGTGTGGGTATCGCCGAAGACAAAGACCAATACATGCGCATAACCGATCATCTGTTTTGTATTTTGGAAAACCCCACAAGTGTGTATTGGTATGTTTTTCCACagcaacttttcatttttcttttgtttatcGCTCGTCAGCTGTTTCGGAAAATGTTGCGATCGTacgaaaaaattccttttaaagaCTTGAGACgtctttaattgaaatttttttacattcaaaaacctgaaattgaataaaaatgaaaaaaaaattaaattaaaatttaaaaaattactaaaaaccCTCGGAAATTGGCTCTGAATCAAACAAGTTGTTGTCAGAAAAAATGTTACGCCACAAACtctcgatgaaaattttccaactttACGATTTTTCCGCATGCAGCgctattgttcaaaaataatttcccgaAACACTTCACTTCATATTTATTGTCCTACTTTGAAACTTAACAGACGGTGTCTCGACgagctgaaattaattttttatttatttatttttaaaaaaaaacttttaaagtgaaaaaaaatcgaaaaaagtgactttaaaaaaaataaaatatttaatttcaaaaaaaatattaaaaaaggtaaaaataaaaaaaaatccatagaacacaagaaaaaaaattgattttgtgcaaattatttcaaagtaCTTAGTGTAGTTAATTCAGTGAGTGCAGCAAATTctacttaataattttacgtgTGCGACTactttttgtgaataatttcttacataaaccagcaaaaaaaaatctttgatcaataatttttttcatatttatttttttttcggttgtcATAATCGACTTATTAATCATAACAAGGAATCACAAGGATTTTACGTCATTTTTGGGGCAACTCTCGGtatttgctttttattatgacgataaaaaaatcattattgtCTGTATCGCCGAGCCAACTGTGCAGTAATTTCGATTACGTTACACAGAGAGtgaaaacattatttattcaagtttttttttttatttttttgggaaaatagAACTCGCGTATCTTATCTGATCATCAGGTAACCACGAAGCAACAACTGACGTATTTGActgacaatttatttattttaaattatgaggaagagacaaaaagttattaatttttttttcttattgtcACTCgagaaatgtttatttaaaaaaaatgttatcttaaattaaaaaaatggaatgaaaaaattccaattttgaattaaaattgcttgaaaaaatgttttaaaaaatttaatgaataaattaaataaataattaaaatctatttttatgaaaattttaaattaattaattcaataatttttaaaattaaatttagtgtgaaatgaattatttcttataattaaattttaaaaaaataatttaattaatttttttttattaaaaactaaaattttaattttacaaatttaatttaaagattcttaaaaaataaatttaagttaaataaattttaataacttttcaaattaaaattattgcaaaataaattaaataaatctttaaataaaattttaaaaaataaatttaattaaaaaaattaaattttaatttaaaaaaaaaatattttattttataaatttaatttttttaagtctaaatttgaagaaaataaataaaggataatttttatttttatgaaaaattttacaaaacgtaaaaaataaattaatatttgaatacaaaatttgaaatttaatttaatattaattttttaaatattttaatattaaaaattatttgaaaaatttttaattaaattaaattttatttttttattgaaattttcgagaagaataattaattttttcattaaattggttatgattcatttaaatttccctTAAAAACCAAGATTTtctcaagaattaaaaaagttcagccgaaaatttatcaaaaaagcataaaaattgttcaaaaccaAAACGATCCCAAATGAAACCTTGAAGTACTTTGGCAGTTTCATGACGTTCCTCCAtcaatattaacatttttgcgCTCGAAAGTCCTTCACACAAAGACCTGCTCCAAATATTGACACAATTACATCGAAATTAACTGTTTGTTGCGTACCacaaattacatttatttacatcgatcaataaatatttgtgcgagtttgtcaaaaaaagttcCTATTTTTAGCCGCAACTCAAGTTTCACAGGATATTAGCGGCTTTCGGTGCGACACGTGATCCATTTACACGCATATCAATTAAACTTTTGCATTTCGGAGCGAATTGGAACACGTCgcttcacgaaaaaaaaatcgattaattaCAAAGTTCAGAAAATGggaatttttaatcatgtAATTCTCGAGAAAAAAGGCAAATGAACGAACGGTGTTGTGGAAATTATTGATCCTGTCTCTTTTTattcgcaagaaaaaaaaagtggaataAATTTACATACTGTTTCACatgacacgacgacgacgacgacctgCTGTAATTTTGTTGCGCGAGGGGGGCATTCGAGGCGAATTAGGTTATGATTAAAACTGTTCCGAGCGTTGTTTTTCCTCGTTGGCATGCGGAAAAGGGTGCGAACATGTAGAAAATATGATTAACATACTGCTCCGTTATTATGCTATCAGCAAAAGAGTGGTCAGTTGACACATAAATTATAGCAACAAATATGACATCGAGGCGTTTTTTCCGATCGTGTTACTTTGATGGAAGTGCCAGGTCGGATTTTCGACAGAAAATTGTAATCGATGTTGCTTGTCTGGCGAAATatcgattgaattttttttttcaagtttactccctttcctcgttttttttggTAGGTTGACATTTTTGTGCGTGTTTCTGAATTATTAAACGTAATgtcatgtaattttattaaattttggaaatccCTCTCAAACCAGTTTgtcgaagttttttttttagaaaaacatgaaaatttaatagattacaaaaaaaaaattatttaatgattttaggatttatttcataattttccaagaaatttttttttttctgaaattaatctaaacaaagtttctcaaattaaaaaaaaatctttctgatattttatttttttttttattttttatattataaattaaagtatttatttaaaatttaattaattttaaatttatttaaataattaaatttaattttttttaaattaaaatcttcaaataaatttaattaaaatatgtaatttaattttttttttcattaaaatttaatattaaattattttgaaaaaatacttactttaaaaattttttttagttattttataattatcttatttttttattaaaaatttgtttttattttttaaaactaaaaattagaatttttatttaattaattaaattaaattattttaattaaaaattaaatttgtttatacCTAATTATActaatatctaaaaattaagtcttttaaattacaatattaaaaaaaaatatttaaaaaaaaaaatttttttttttcaaatttttgtgatgattttttattattttattaaaaaatttatttaaaatttaattaatttaagattttaattgaaataattaaaatttagtaaaaatcatataattgacaatttttataaaaattttaatattcaatttattttaattttttttttaattttttaaccaaattttaaatgaataaatgtaaaaaaaattaggtaaaaatattttaaaattttttttttatttaataaattttgaaaaaaaaaattgaaattcaccaaaaatgagtgttttaagaataaattgatacaatttgaataaattgacaaaaaatcctcttgaGATAAcactttttccattaaatgtttgcaaaaaaaaactcccgTAGCGTAAAACTCAACGCCGAAAGACGAACTTTGAAGACCTGAATGTcaattaatttgagttttatttacaattactcaaaattatttgctatttctttgtttattttctcgTCCGCCAGTTGGcatctgtatttttttatttgctatgtaaatatttatgccATATATGAGTAACAATAGaacaatattataataattaggCAACTGCCGTATATATTTAGAGATGTTTGCATGAATGAACGCGtcattacactttttttttattggtaaaACTTTCGAGACACGCGACTTTAATCGTTCGTAGTATCGATTTTTGCGCGTTCATCGACGGTTTCGCacaaaaactaattattttatatttttttgtcttgcagGAATGCGAATAAGCGACGTTTTCTGCCGTATTGCAAGGATAGTCTCGCGATCGCCCACAAAAACATCAATCAACGTCGCATCCGCCTGCATCGATTCCGTTTCCGGCACAACGATGCGTGCGAATTAACGTTATTCCATGCGACGAGCGGCAAACGACGTTCCCAGAGTCAACCGAACATCACGCGAAATTGGGTTTGTTTGTCGTGCGAGTACTTAAATTGCACCGTCGCCTGGCATTGTCTCAGTTGCGAGCATCCGAGTGTTTTGGCGCCCATTTACAAAGCGACGCTGAACAAAAAACCGGATATCGGAGTAAATATTGAGCAAATTCCCGCAGCGATAACAGCGAAAAACCGAAATACGTCGGAAAAATTGGAACAAACGCACCACGAGACACCCTTGAAACCATGGTTGAGTATGGAAAGTGGCTTGAATCATAAATGTGCGAATAAGAAACGATGTCAATTATGTTTATTCAATCGCTACGACTTGTTCAGTGAGAATCAGGGcatcagcaacaacaacacgcGGCTTAACGGTTACACGCAAATCACGCAAAGGCATCCAAAGTGCGATCATTTGGCGGAAAAATCGACCGAGGAATGCATTAAACTGCCCTTTATCATCGACGACTTGAGCAAAAGTGATTATAAcgcgaaaaatttgaacaattattCGAACAAACGCATCAACAAGTCACTTTCGAGCATTTCCGCTGAACCTCTGAGCACCAGTTACAGCAGTAATTTGCTCAAAGAGGCATCCGCGACGGATTTGAGACGAACGCTGCGTCTGGCGAAGATTAACAACACCTCCTTCGACACTTCTTCCGGGCAATACGTGCGTCAATTGTCCGAGCCGAACACCCAAAGTGAGATAAATAACCGAATTTATCAGAACGTCACGTGCGACATCTGCGGAATTTGCAACAGTGGCAAGAAACATTCACCGCCAACGTCGAACGACACGAAAAACATCCAAGAAACCAGTCGATTCACGATCACAACGTTACGTCGTCGCGGCGAAAAGTCATCAGCAACCTCTGAGACCCCAAATCGCGGCGGAGTTTTTGTTTCCATCAAAGATTGGACCGTAAAACCTCCCATTGTTGCTTCGCTGAGCAACTTGGAGTCCAAAGACGGGACTGTCACGATGAACGACAATACTCGTGTCTACGAAAACAGTCAAATTATCAAGCAACACACGAGTAACAACAACGCCGCATCGCAAAATGCCTATGAAAATGTCTCCAAAAGTGACACGAATGACAATTCGCTCCCTGATGCGCCCTTATATGCCATCGTCAATAAGCAAGCGAATCGTTCAAAGGCAGCTGTAGCGTCAAAAAGCACAAATAACGCTGAAAAAGACAAATCACAACCACTTTACTCGTACATTGGCATCACAGACCCCAATGAAACTCCTCTGAATCCGTCGTCTTGTGATAATTCCGCCGAAGATGACGGGATTTATGCCACAATTAGTGCAAGCAGTGCGAATAACAATGTAAAAAGTAGTCAAATTGCCAGTACGTCATGCAGTCTCAACAGCAACGATGCGAATGGCGTCTCGGAAACGGGAGATATTTATGCAAAAGTATGGAAAGGACCCAAAAAATCCATGGATACACAAAAAAGGTATGATTTTTAcgtgaatttctttaaaattttacttgaatttgtattttttgtagttCGGCAGCTTCGAAATTATCATCAACGTCATCAGGAATGACCCGAATGTGGACCTGCATTAAATGCTCATACGCCTATAATCCGCAATGGGTGAAACAATGTGATATTTGTGAGTCCAGTCGATCACATTTGAGCTCCAAAGACTCAAGTAAGTgtctaaaagaaatttttcatgaaaaaaaaaatttttttaatcgattttttgataGATATTGAAAGTAGTGACAACGACAAGTCTCGTATGTTGAAATTATTGTCACATGGCTTCGATGAGGTACCAACAAAAGTCCCCATGGCAACTTTCGAGCAAGATTTGGAAGACGATTTTCAATTTCTGCCAGGTTTGTATTCgaatttcaccaaaaaataaaattttaattaaagtttctcATTTTTCAGGCGACACAATTCCCTCCGATTCCGAAATCGAATGGACATGCAAAAAGTGTACGTTGCTAAATAAAGGCACATCTACCGTTTGTATCGTTTGTGGCGGCTCGAAACTCCGCAGTATCACGTCTGTCGAGGATTTGACGTTGCGCAAAGGCGAATTTTGGTCCTGCTCAAAGTGCACGTTGAAAAATTCCCTCGGGAGTAATGCGTGTAGTGCTTGCAAAGCAACACGACAATCATCATCCGCCCAGCCAAATAATGTCGCAGCATCAACGACAAGTGCATCGTCAATAGCATCAACGACAACGACATCAGCTGTGACgtcaaacatgaaaaattcatcatctCAGGCTTGTATTTCGGCAAATTCAG is part of the Culicoides brevitarsis isolate CSIRO-B50_1 chromosome 3, AGI_CSIRO_Cbre_v1, whole genome shotgun sequence genome and harbors:
- the LOC134834494 gene encoding calpain-D-like; its protein translation is MGTLVSVLNWTCDKCRNINEIESLQCSYCQAPRKIPEAELDTVDGVLSAPIGDSSSDEETDKFETVRRIQCNSSKKASQQDKSSEKGVFEASAGNANKRRFLPYCKDSLAIAHKNINQRRIRLHRFRFRHNDACELTLFHATSGKRRSQSQPNITRNWVCLSCEYLNCTVAWHCLSCEHPSVLAPIYKATLNKKPDIGVNIEQIPAAITAKNRNTSEKLEQTHHETPLKPWLSMESGLNHKCANKKRCQLCLFNRYDLFSENQGISNNNTRLNGYTQITQRHPKCDHLAEKSTEECIKLPFIIDDLSKSDYNAKNLNNYSNKRINKSLSSISAEPLSTSYSSNLLKEASATDLRRTLRLAKINNTSFDTSSGQYVRQLSEPNTQSEINNRIYQNVTCDICGICNSGKKHSPPTSNDTKNIQETSRFTITTLRRRGEKSSATSETPNRGGVFVSIKDWTVKPPIVASLSNLESKDGTVTMNDNTRVYENSQIIKQHTSNNNAASQNAYENVSKSDTNDNSLPDAPLYAIVNKQANRSKAAVASKSTNNAEKDKSQPLYSYIGITDPNETPLNPSSCDNSAEDDGIYATISASSANNNVKSSQIASTSCSLNSNDANGVSETGDIYAKVWKGPKKSMDTQKSSAASKLSSTSSGMTRMWTCIKCSYAYNPQWVKQCDICESSRSHLSSKDSNIESSDNDKSRMLKLLSHGFDEVPTKVPMATFEQDLEDDFQFLPGDTIPSDSEIEWTCKKCTLLNKGTSTVCIVCGGSKLRSITSVEDLTLRKGEFWSCSKCTLKNSLGSNACSACKATRQSSSAQPNNVAASTTSASSIASTTTTSAVTSNMKNSSSQACISANSGKHNVVGSGSNNLMPPANRGVSRSPSRNDRISASGAIPKRHSTGAMLSSSSRNIIASGPTKQTASKTWQCPACTFENSSASVVCEICSSHRKLNVTTETSFSGGPMGALDNVVDMSRHESKLMENLRQMEESDALSKWENIIQYCKENNELFVDDSFPPAAKSLYYNPNANVDVNPVVQWRRPHEINCDGGSFPPWAVFRTPLPSDICQGVLGNCWLLSALAVLAEREDLVKEVLVTKDMCPQGAYQVRLCKDGKWTTVLVDDLLPCDKRGHLVYSQAKRKQLWVPLIEKAVAKIHGCYEALVSGRAIEGLATLTGAPCESIPLQPSSIPMPSEDELDKDLIWAQLLSSRLVKFLMGASCGGGNMKVDEEEYQSKGLRPRHAYSVLDVRDIQGQRLLKLRNPWGHYSWRGDWSDDSDLWTDDLRDALMPHGASEGVFWISFEDVLKYFDCIDICKVRSGWNEVRLLGTLQPLCTLSCVLLTVLEPTEAEFTLFQEGQRNSEKSQRSQLDLCVVVFRTRNPANPEVGRLVEHSKRQVRGFVGCHKMLERDLYLLVCLAFNHWHTGIEDPSLYPQCVLAIHSSKKLLVEQITPPSYLLADAIISLTLTKGQRHEGREGMTAYYLTKGWAGLVVMVENRHENKWIHVKCDCQESYNVVSTRGELKTVDSVPPLQRQVIIVLTQLEGSGGFSIAHRLTHRLANSRGLHDWGPPGATHCPPIDNVFGLHSPRMIT